Below is a window of Leptospiraceae bacterium DNA.
CCAATAGAAGTTTGCTTTGTATTTAGAGATTTTATAGTCTGGGAAAAATTACTTGTATTGCTTATTTCTAATTTGTAATTTCGGGCAGTTTCTAATTTTTTCCAGGAGAAAGAAATAATTGGAGCAGTAGTAGTGAATTTGAAAGTTTGCTTATTTTCTGGAGAGAGAATTACCGGGGGCGAAACGCTGTAAACCGTTAATTTACGAAAGGAACTGAATTCTCGATTGGACTTTTTCTTTGCTTTACCTTTTTCAGAAGAGATTCTCCAGTAATAATTTCCCTGCGGTAGATTGGCAGTAAAAGCATCATTATCTACTTTGAAAATTTTATATATACTTTGGAAGCGAGAGTCAAAAGCAAGTTCTAGATTTAAGTTGTTAGCATTGTTTGTTGTCCATGAAAAATTTACAGGAATCAAATCGGATTTATCTGAAACAATACTTTGGTCGGGTGGACTTTGCAGAGTAAGGTTTACTTCAGCAATTTCAATTTCCGCTTTGTTTAATTTTGCGGATTCATTTTCTTTTAATTCTTTTTCTTGTTTGCCATTTTTAAGTTTGGCTGTTCCTTTATTTACTTGAAAGGATAATTCCTCTTTGCCTTTCTTTTCAAGAGTTAGCTCGGAGTTTTTAACTTCTACCGTGGTCTGCCCTGATTTGATTTTAACAACCGTAGGATTTCCACCTTCTTCTTTTTTGGCAAGAGACATGGAACCATACGCGAAGTTTAAGTTGATATCTCCTTCGGATATATCTAAATAAATCATGCTGTTCTCGTTGATATTAATTTTGGTTTTATCTTTTAAAGTAAGAACGGCGTCAGAAAAATCTCCCGAACGAATTGTATCTTTATTTCGAATGATTAAACCTGAATCAATTTTTTCCCATATTACATCGGAGTCATACTTTCTCTCTATGGTTTGGTGTTTGAAAGTTAAAACTCCAATGACTTCATTGTCATTCCCACTTGCTCCCGCATTGATATTTTTATATAGAAAAAACGAGGTGATAAAAATAATAAAGAGCAAAATAAGGATTATCCAGTAAGATCTATCGTTTTTCTTTTTCATAATTATTTATGCGTTCTTGTATAGACGCCGTCCCATGTTCTATCTGGAGGATTCGCTTTATAGAACTCACATCGTTCGATGAGTTGCTTACAAGCCTTATCCTTGACACCTTTTACATTTTCTGACTTTCCTAGAAGTAAAATGGAATTAGCCCAATCGGCTTTCAGATAACGCCGAAAAGCCTCTTCATAAAGTTCAGTTGCTTCTTTGATATTGTCAGCTACATCTGATTTTGTCGAGATTAATTCATAGAGTTTTACAGGCTCGTTTTTTCCTTTTACTCGCACCAAATCCAATTCCCTGGTAAACATCTCAGAATCAATTTGCGTTTTTACAGATTCTGATATTAAGATATTTACACCGTAGTCTTTAGCCGCTGCTTCGAGTCTCGCCGCCAAATTGACAGTATCCCCCATCATAGTATAAGAGCCCATTGCATCGGTTCCCATGAAGCCAACTTTTGCAAGTCCAGTATTGAGTCCGATACGTATATCCATTTCTTGTGCTTCCTTGTTGTATAAATCCTTCCTGACCCAATATTCCCGCAAGTCCGCTAATTTCCTTATCATTTCGAGAGAAGCACGCGATGCTTTAAGATAATGCTCGTTAACCGCAACTGGTGCTCCAAAGATTCCTACGATTGCATCCCCGATGTATTTATCTAAT
It encodes the following:
- a CDS encoding FecR domain-containing protein, with the translated sequence MKKKNDRSYWIILILLFIIFITSFFLYKNINAGASGNDNEVIGVLTFKHQTIERKYDSDVIWEKIDSGLIIRNKDTIRSGDFSDAVLTLKDKTKININENSMIYLDISEGDINLNFAYGSMSLAKKEEGGNPTVVKIKSGQTTVEVKNSELTLEKKGKEELSFQVNKGTAKLKNGKQEKELKENESAKLNKAEIEIAEVNLTLQSPPDQSIVSDKSDLIPVNFSWTTNNANNLNLELAFDSRFQSIYKIFKVDNDAFTANLPQGNYYWRISSEKGKAKKKSNREFSSFRKLTVYSVSPPVILSPENKQTFKFTTTAPIISFSWKKLETARNYKLEISNTSNFSQTIKSLNTKQTSIGVDGLEAGKYYARLVTEPEREEFKQETSKSISFSIEKKIELEPPQLITPLNGQEFNSVALTKSGIYFQAKDSPDISKYLFQIASSSNFSKMVSEETMDSNQFQMTKKLELGNYFWRVIGISSGGIKTPVSESRKFSILENQVLELLAPSNNANLDMKENPISFRWKRPSYKSSFLFEVSSKADFSEKMQSIKTEEFSQTYSLPREGKFYWRVSSLGQDDAVLSKSATYSLQIEAEQELTPIFPSKNESVDMTPLDALKFKWEKNDKTNRYIFELYRTNSGNRTLIVKAKTKNSSYLLKDLSKLDEGNFIWTLQESSESEGEIHKSKKISIPFKIYLSSKPGSPEIKTPKKMYVE